The following coding sequences lie in one Haematobia irritans isolate KBUSLIRL chromosome 3, ASM5000362v1, whole genome shotgun sequence genomic window:
- the Hap40 gene encoding huntingtin-associated protein 40 kDa, translating to MDNSYPKNLVDQYLKTSSKLKKIEKAVFKRFGPNVSEVMDDYGRLAITFEEAGIYQYAAMCQLGVAKCENYLSNSMAECQALLKAARLFLKAHEEMESLLLRSNRQEYRETALHCFTQAVEKSPDDSVIKAAIIREMSPLQPHYEGTSSFNSPAHRIYELELATEQSVINQDFLTALQQMDDIVDNIYERKKQNLYQEVLARAEIFRVLLLVALTLPPARQTPAHIKLIEFYTQLAEFQLEEEISPSPSQSPTKEIHQLYASWRPGLFLTQSQKYALCEIVLAWHLSKPRELKVALQEFRHNFCSLTDAQRFLINCILEKVDRKC from the exons ATGGACAATAGCTATccgaaaaatttggtagatcaaTACCTTAAGACATCcagcaaacttaaaaaaattgaaaaggctGTTTTCAA GCGTTTTGGTCCCAATGTTTCCGAAGTAATGGATGACTATGGCCGTTTGGCAATTACATTTGAAGAAGCTGGTATTTATCAATATGCAGCCATGTGCCAATTGGGTGTAGCCAAATGTGAAAATTATCTTTCAAACTCGATGGCAGAATGTCAAGCTCTCCTCAAAGCTGCAAGATTATTTCTTAAGGCTCACGAAGAAATGGAATCTCTATTATTGAGATCGAATCGTCAGGAATATAGAGAAACAGCATTACATTGTTTTACACAAGCCGTTGAAAAATCACCAGATGATAGTGTTATAAAGGCTGCCATTATTAGGGAAATGTCACCCCTACAGCCCCATTATGAGGGTACAAGTTCTTTTAACTCACCTGCTCATCGTATATACGAGTTGGAATTGGCCACCGAACAGAGTGTAATTAATCAAGATTTTCTAACGGCACTACAGCAAATGGATGACATAGTCGATAATATATATGAGCGTAAGAAACAGAATCTCTATCAAGAGGTATTGGCTAGAGCAGAAATATTTCGAGTTTTACTTTTGGTTGCATTGACTTTGCCACCAGCTCGCCAGACACCGGCACACATAAAGCTTATCGAATTCTATACACAACTTGCGGAATTTCAATTGGAAGAGGAAATATCACCTAGTCCTTCACAATCGCCCACTAAGGAAATCCATCAATTGTATGCATCTTGGCGTCCCGGGTTGTTTTTGACACAGTCTCAGAAATATGCACTGTGCGAAATCGTTTTAGCATGGCATTTGAGTAAACCCAGAGAACTAAAAGTCGCCTTACAAGAATTTCGTCATAACTTTTGTTCACTTACGGATGCCCAAAGATTTCTGATAAATTGCATATTGGAAAAAGTCGATAGAAAATGCTAA